A single genomic interval of Flavobacterium sp. N2820 harbors:
- a CDS encoding thioredoxin family protein — protein sequence MSKFGELIDAQVPVLIDFFTEWNEPSMAMNEVIRHVAAALGDKARVIKIDVDKNQELADALRIKGLPTLMIYKEGQMVWRQSGELDANTLISLVQEQA from the coding sequence ATGTCAAAATTTGGAGAACTTATCGATGCTCAAGTACCTGTGCTAATCGATTTTTTTACAGAGTGGAATGAACCTTCAATGGCTATGAATGAGGTAATTCGTCATGTAGCAGCTGCTTTAGGTGATAAAGCACGTGTAATTAAAATTGATGTGGATAAAAATCAGGAATTAGCTGACGCGCTTCGTATCAAAGGTTTACCTACTTTAATGATTTATAAAGAAGGTCAAATGGTATGGAGACAAAGCGGCGAACTTGATGCCAATACATTGATTTCTTTAGTGCAAGAACAAGCCTAA
- a CDS encoding polysaccharide deacetylase family protein, translated as MNFNWVKTNSLIKKVFNNLVWDIPNSDKKIFLTFDDGPIPEITEWVLDILKSEEIKATFFCIGDNIKKHPEVYKRILAEGHQTGNHTFNHLNGWKTKTNHYIDNFKLCETECLKLNSEHSFLFRPPYGKIKPSQTKAIRNLGYKIIMWDVLSYDFDPNIIPEKCLKNVISNTEQGSIIVFHDSKKAEKNLKYALPKAIQILKNKGFVFDVIS; from the coding sequence ATGAACTTCAATTGGGTAAAAACAAATAGTTTGATAAAAAAAGTATTTAATAATCTGGTTTGGGATATTCCAAATTCAGATAAAAAAATCTTTTTGACCTTTGATGATGGCCCAATCCCTGAAATAACCGAATGGGTTTTAGATATTTTAAAATCAGAAGAAATCAAAGCTACATTTTTTTGCATTGGAGACAACATCAAAAAACATCCTGAAGTTTATAAAAGAATACTTGCTGAAGGCCATCAAACAGGAAATCACACTTTCAATCATTTAAACGGTTGGAAAACCAAGACTAACCATTACATCGATAATTTCAAGCTGTGCGAAACTGAATGCTTAAAACTGAACTCTGAACATTCGTTTTTATTCCGTCCTCCTTACGGGAAAATTAAGCCAAGCCAAACGAAAGCAATTCGAAATTTAGGATACAAAATAATAATGTGGGATGTATTGAGCTATGACTTTGACCCAAACATAATTCCCGAAAAATGTCTAAAAAATGTAATCTCAAATACAGAACAAGGAAGCATTATCGTATTTCACGATAGCAAAAAAGCAGAAAAAAATCTGAAATATGCACTGCCAAAAGCAATACAAATTTTAAAAAATAAGGGGTTTGTTTTTGATGTAATTTCTTAG